One genomic region from Candidatus Methylomirabilota bacterium encodes:
- a CDS encoding ABC transporter permease — MASPVGVRLRELLPRGYTFTIVGIAVGVAGLVALGAMAERITRFIEGGDRFVLGQISVAGEGMGMGTGFTAGGLLSAAKIAEIAAVPGVSGVQAQVMMPLNTSTSQFLTLTQELVFGMDLSVPIPNRHYRELPVRAGRPLRAADRRVTVLGADFAISRKLGVGNSVALGGQDFAVVGVLDKTFTAPDRFALVSIDDARDLWLRRDPLLVQAFGAGSLRRNDLNTGAAVGWKDGEDPDALARRIQATVPKVNVTIPGEISRLLRQSTAFFSALLLGIAVLGLLIGGLSLSNTVTAAIFERIRDFGVKRALGATDLHLLREVLGEALGVSLSGGVAGVLLALCVGTAVDTRAIREGQQLFLFSPRLLAFAVVFSVVLGGLAAAYATLRIARLSPAEAIRRGS, encoded by the coding sequence ATGGCGTCGCCGGTGGGCGTGAGGCTTCGCGAGCTTCTCCCCCGCGGGTACACCTTCACGATCGTGGGCATCGCGGTCGGCGTGGCGGGCCTCGTCGCCCTCGGGGCCATGGCCGAGCGGATCACGCGCTTCATCGAGGGCGGCGATCGCTTCGTGCTCGGGCAGATCTCGGTCGCGGGCGAAGGGATGGGCATGGGCACCGGCTTCACCGCGGGCGGGCTGCTCTCCGCCGCCAAGATCGCCGAGATCGCCGCGGTGCCGGGCGTCTCGGGTGTCCAGGCCCAGGTCATGATGCCGCTCAATACGAGCACCTCGCAGTTCTTGACCCTCACCCAGGAGCTGGTCTTCGGGATGGACCTGAGCGTGCCCATTCCCAATCGTCACTATCGGGAGCTGCCGGTGCGGGCGGGCCGCCCTCTTCGCGCAGCAGACCGGCGCGTGACCGTGCTGGGCGCCGATTTCGCGATCTCGCGGAAGCTCGGGGTGGGCAACTCCGTCGCCCTCGGCGGGCAGGACTTCGCGGTGGTGGGCGTTCTCGACAAGACCTTCACGGCTCCGGATCGCTTCGCCCTCGTCTCGATCGACGACGCGCGCGATCTGTGGCTGCGCCGCGACCCCCTCCTCGTCCAGGCTTTCGGGGCGGGCAGCTTGAGACGGAATGACCTCAACACGGGAGCGGCGGTGGGCTGGAAGGACGGCGAGGACCCCGACGCGCTCGCCCGACGCATCCAGGCCACCGTGCCCAAGGTCAATGTCACCATCCCCGGCGAGATCAGCCGGCTCCTGCGTCAGTCGACCGCGTTCTTCTCGGCGCTCCTCCTGGGTATCGCGGTCCTGGGGCTTCTCATCGGCGGCCTGTCCCTGTCCAACACGGTGACCGCGGCCATCTTCGAGCGCATTCGCGACTTCGGGGTCAAGCGCGCCCTGGGCGCCACCGATCTCCACCTCCTCCGCGAAGTCCTGGGCGAGGCGCTCGGCGTCAGCCTCTCGGGCGGGGTGGCGGGCGTGCTGCTGGCCCTCTGCGTCGGCACCGCCGTCGACACGCGGGCCATACGCGAAGGACAGCAGCTCTTTCTTTTCTCGCCTCGCCTCCTGGCCTTCGCGGTCGTGTTCTCGGTCGTGCTGGGCGGGCTCGCGGCCGCCTATGCCACCCTCCGCATTGCGCGCCTCTCTCCCGCCGAAGCCATCCGGCGGGGAAGCTGA
- a CDS encoding ABC transporter ATP-binding protein — protein MLLRARGLSKTFTGPGGTPVPVLHGIDLEVKGGELVAVSGVSGSGKSTLLNLIGLLEPLDAGEIWLGEERVSHLGRQAQCRVRGASIGYVFQSFLLLAGLTALDNVMLAARYVGRDRADARREALGLMERLGVAHRATHHPAQLSGGEQQRVAFCRAVLNRPPLVLADEPTGNLDDEHARVILDELHALAADRGTGVMLVTHRTEASARADRVLRLDQGRLATR, from the coding sequence ATGCTCCTGAGGGCGAGGGGACTCAGCAAGACTTTCACGGGCCCCGGCGGCACGCCCGTTCCCGTGCTCCATGGTATTGACCTCGAGGTCAAGGGCGGCGAGCTGGTCGCCGTCTCCGGCGTCTCGGGCTCCGGGAAGTCCACCCTGCTCAACCTGATCGGGCTGCTGGAGCCGCTCGACGCGGGAGAGATCTGGCTTGGTGAAGAGCGCGTGAGTCACCTGGGGCGTCAGGCCCAGTGTCGCGTCCGCGGCGCCTCCATCGGCTATGTGTTCCAGTCCTTCCTGCTCCTCGCGGGCCTGACGGCCCTCGACAATGTGATGCTGGCCGCTCGCTACGTCGGCCGCGATCGCGCCGACGCCCGCCGGGAAGCCCTCGGGCTCATGGAGCGTCTGGGTGTCGCCCACCGGGCCACGCATCATCCGGCGCAGCTCTCGGGCGGCGAGCAGCAGCGCGTCGCCTTCTGTCGCGCCGTGCTGAACCGTCCACCCCTCGTGCTCGCGGACGAGCCGACGGGCAACCTCGACGACGAGCATGCCCGGGTCATCCTGGACGAGCTCCACGCGCTGGCCGCCGACCGCGGCACGGGCGTGATGCTCGTCACGCACCGGACCGAGGCCAGCGCCCGGGCCGATCGCGTGCTGCGTCTCGATCAGGGACGGCTCGCGACTCGATGA
- a CDS encoding glycosyltransferase family 39 protein yields MSILRSPWAVAGLLALLTLALLLPWLGAVPFDDPGEGQHAEIAREIVLSGDWLTLRLTGIRYFDKPPLLYWLIAAGFKAMGISEWVARLPAALGAAAAVGGTTLLGARLLGPGAGALAGAGLLSCALFAAFGRYVRPETLFVAAIQWGFTGLLLALAPYWFRGGAAPVFLGVGSARVRLRLTRPPQTRPPDDEGPRARWWAVVGCAALGVAALSKDVFGLVGPLGAVALALVLGGRLYPMGRWLPPLGLAVLLILGLGWYALTTMRNPGFLWYTVVDNHLLNALQLRQFPDEDVPLSSLEFLLVAGLGAFPWILPAALEVGQLARRRAWRFAEDIPWVALALWAVGIFLVFTLSAFKLPHYGLPAYPAIALLAARWWSRREPPDRRPALWHLAVFGLLAAILGAAALTDGRGFMDTIFSATDVYSRKEALATQIAPLPAWSALRPLVWHTALVFALAAALLAAAAVWRAGRLAACTVAVTMLAIVPSIGQALGLVSTARAVSAMAAEIRLGWSPDGVLIHEGPIENSGALELYAGVRPVLVEARRSVLGIGSTFPEAADTFWDADRFTRVWLSNRRALLVTTRDPARSLVAKMPRDRVHLLASRQGRWLWSNTPPRA; encoded by the coding sequence GTGAGTATTCTCCGCTCGCCCTGGGCGGTCGCGGGCCTTCTTGCGCTGCTCACGCTGGCCCTCCTGTTGCCGTGGCTGGGCGCGGTCCCCTTCGACGATCCTGGCGAGGGACAGCACGCGGAGATCGCGCGTGAGATCGTCCTCTCGGGTGACTGGCTCACCCTCCGCCTGACGGGCATCCGCTACTTCGACAAGCCCCCGCTGCTCTACTGGCTGATCGCCGCGGGGTTCAAGGCCATGGGTATCTCGGAATGGGTGGCGCGCCTGCCTGCCGCCCTGGGGGCCGCCGCCGCGGTGGGAGGGACGACGCTTCTCGGCGCCCGCCTTCTGGGCCCCGGAGCTGGCGCCCTGGCCGGCGCGGGACTGCTCTCGTGCGCTCTCTTCGCCGCCTTCGGCCGCTATGTGCGACCCGAGACCCTCTTCGTCGCCGCGATCCAGTGGGGATTCACCGGCCTCCTTCTCGCGCTCGCACCTTATTGGTTCCGGGGGGGAGCGGCGCCGGTTTTCTTGGGGGTTGGCTCGGCTCGCGTTCGGCTGCGCCTCACACGGCCACCCCAGACCCGGCCACCGGATGATGAAGGGCCGCGCGCCAGGTGGTGGGCCGTGGTTGGCTGCGCCGCGCTCGGCGTGGCGGCGCTGAGCAAGGATGTCTTCGGGCTCGTGGGACCGCTCGGCGCCGTCGCCTTGGCGCTGGTCCTGGGCGGGCGGCTTTATCCCATGGGGCGCTGGCTGCCCCCTCTCGGCCTGGCCGTGCTTCTCATTCTGGGCCTGGGCTGGTATGCGCTCACCACGATGCGCAATCCCGGCTTTCTCTGGTACACCGTCGTGGACAATCACCTTCTCAACGCGCTCCAGCTACGCCAGTTCCCGGACGAAGACGTGCCGCTCTCCTCGCTCGAGTTCCTCCTCGTGGCCGGACTCGGCGCCTTTCCCTGGATCCTTCCGGCCGCGCTCGAGGTCGGGCAGCTCGCGAGACGCCGAGCCTGGAGATTCGCCGAGGACATCCCGTGGGTGGCCCTGGCCCTGTGGGCCGTCGGCATCTTTCTCGTCTTCACGCTTTCGGCCTTCAAGCTGCCGCACTATGGTCTGCCCGCCTATCCGGCCATCGCGCTGCTTGCCGCGCGTTGGTGGTCGCGGCGAGAGCCGCCGGACCGGCGACCCGCCCTCTGGCATCTGGCCGTATTCGGGCTGCTCGCCGCGATCCTCGGAGCCGCCGCCCTCACGGATGGGCGCGGCTTCATGGACACGATCTTCTCGGCCACCGATGTCTACTCACGCAAAGAAGCGCTCGCGACGCAGATCGCGCCGCTCCCCGCGTGGTCGGCCTTGCGCCCGCTCGTCTGGCACACCGCGCTCGTCTTTGCCCTGGCCGCCGCCCTGCTCGCCGCGGCCGCCGTGTGGCGGGCGGGACGGCTCGCCGCCTGCACCGTCGCCGTCACCATGCTGGCCATCGTGCCGAGCATAGGCCAGGCTCTGGGGCTCGTCTCCACGGCCCGCGCCGTCTCCGCCATGGCGGCAGAGATACGGCTCGGCTGGTCGCCTGACGGCGTGCTCATCCATGAGGGTCCAATCGAGAACTCAGGGGCCCTCGAGCTCTATGCGGGCGTGCGGCCCGTGCTGGTGGAGGCGAGGCGCAGCGTGCTCGGCATCGGGTCGACCTTTCCCGAGGCCGCCGATACCTTCTGGGATGCGGACCGGTTCACGCGCGTGTGGCTATCGAACCGTCGCGCCTTGCTCGTGACCACGCGCGATCCCGCGCGAAGCCTCGTCGCGAAAATGCCGCGTGACCGCGTGCATCTCCTGGCCTCTCGGCAGGGCCGCTGGCTCTGGAGCAATACTCCGCCCCGAGCCTAG
- a CDS encoding CopD family protein has protein sequence MIALVQVYLRALGLVGQSVAIGGAVLGFLVLRRWLLRERDVERDIGRALGIAATGAGLAATCQVGSFLVVLASTAGPDGWPVTQALGTPLFFAALARVLLFGAVMATCALVRGSPCSLARWLALVALAAAATASAAWMSHAVGRLDRGALFLALDAAHQLAAGVWVGSLVHLLVLAWRRASRPWPAETLRRFSLMAQGAVLMLAAAAVGLWLLYVGGPGAALGTAYGAMTLTKSVLFLGLLGLGALNFLAARRLRGDAHVPSLTLRRLVEVEVGAAVTVLFLAAALGSVPPAVDQMADRATLAEVAFRFTPRWPTLSTPSFTELAQASDLTDKEAPRTIQDSLWSEYNHNVSGLFVLAMGLLAVLERTGRAPWARNWPLLLVGLGAFLLFRSDPEAWPLGPQGFWQSLGDPEVLQHRLLGVLPVIFGVFEWLVRTGRLRDERLALVFPFVCAISGALLLAHAHTLQNIKEAYLMEVTHLPLAVVAIVVGWSRWLELRLPEREGAIAGRIWAPGLALVGLLLLFYREI, from the coding sequence ATGATTGCTCTCGTCCAGGTCTACCTGAGGGCGCTCGGCCTGGTGGGACAGTCCGTGGCCATAGGCGGCGCGGTGCTCGGCTTCCTCGTGCTACGCCGCTGGCTCTTGCGCGAGCGCGATGTCGAGCGGGACATCGGACGCGCGCTCGGAATCGCTGCCACGGGGGCCGGGCTTGCCGCGACCTGCCAGGTCGGATCCTTCCTCGTGGTGCTGGCCTCCACGGCCGGCCCGGACGGCTGGCCCGTGACCCAGGCGCTTGGGACACCTCTCTTCTTCGCCGCCCTCGCGCGCGTGCTGCTCTTCGGCGCCGTGATGGCCACTTGCGCCCTCGTGCGCGGGAGCCCATGCTCGCTGGCCCGCTGGCTCGCGCTGGTCGCCCTGGCCGCGGCCGCCACGGCGAGCGCGGCATGGATGAGCCACGCGGTGGGCCGGCTAGACCGGGGCGCACTCTTTCTCGCTCTCGATGCCGCCCATCAGCTCGCCGCGGGTGTGTGGGTGGGTTCACTCGTCCATCTCCTTGTGTTGGCATGGCGTCGCGCCTCGCGGCCCTGGCCGGCCGAGACGCTCCGCCGATTCTCTCTGATGGCTCAGGGGGCCGTGCTGATGCTGGCCGCCGCGGCCGTCGGGCTCTGGCTTCTCTATGTGGGCGGGCCCGGCGCCGCTCTGGGCACGGCGTATGGCGCCATGACCTTGACCAAGAGCGTGCTCTTTCTCGGTCTCCTCGGCCTGGGAGCGCTCAATTTCCTCGCGGCGCGTCGCCTCCGCGGAGACGCGCACGTGCCGTCCCTCACGCTCCGCCGGCTCGTCGAGGTGGAAGTTGGCGCGGCCGTGACCGTGCTCTTCCTGGCCGCGGCCCTCGGCTCCGTGCCGCCCGCCGTGGACCAGATGGCCGATCGCGCGACTCTCGCGGAGGTCGCGTTCCGCTTCACGCCGAGGTGGCCGACGCTCTCCACGCCGTCCTTCACCGAGCTGGCGCAGGCATCGGACCTCACGGACAAGGAGGCGCCCCGCACGATCCAGGACAGCCTCTGGTCCGAGTACAACCACAATGTCTCCGGGCTCTTCGTCCTGGCCATGGGCCTCCTCGCCGTTCTCGAGCGCACGGGACGGGCGCCGTGGGCGCGCAACTGGCCGCTTCTCTTGGTGGGGCTGGGGGCCTTCCTGCTCTTTCGAAGCGATCCCGAAGCCTGGCCGCTGGGACCGCAGGGCTTCTGGCAAAGCTTGGGGGATCCGGAGGTGCTGCAGCACCGTCTCCTCGGCGTCCTCCCCGTGATCTTCGGCGTCTTCGAGTGGCTGGTGCGGACGGGGCGACTGCGCGACGAGCGGCTCGCCCTCGTGTTTCCCTTTGTCTGCGCGATCAGCGGGGCGCTGCTCTTGGCGCACGCCCACACGCTGCAGAACATCAAGGAGGCGTACTTGATGGAGGTGACTCACCTGCCCCTGGCCGTGGTGGCCATCGTCGTGGGCTGGTCCCGATGGCTCGAGCTCAGGCTTCCGGAACGAGAAGGCGCCATCGCGGGGCGGATCTGGGCGCCCGGCCTGGCTCTCGTCGGGCTCCTCCTGCTCTTCTATCGGGAAATCTGA
- a CDS encoding glycosyltransferase: MGTAAPRVLILSASYGSGHNAVARALDASLQAAGAETRIVDHFRDLVHPAFDRWSRRLYGAILRRAPALWGFGYWVGDRLSPSSGLVFGMGSLGTPRLLSLLERERPDLVVSTHPTPAGALSDLRRRGVTRIPHALVYSDFAVHRQWIPPLVDLHCVPAESVRADLIAHGIAPDRVLASGLPVRAEFEQPADPTSARRALGLDLERPVVLAMAGAFGWTGDLPAATGVLRDLPVPLQALIVAGHDGALRARLQESIRGAGRRVRVLGYTDEMRQLMAAADLLVTKAGGVSLAEAIACDLPVVCFGSLPGHERRNERFIVEAGAALRARSAAELGAVVRRTLTEPGLLTDLAKRMREIRRPGAARVITLALLERLAGSPVARP; encoded by the coding sequence GTGGGTACGGCCGCTCCGCGAGTCCTCATCCTGTCGGCCAGCTACGGCTCCGGACACAATGCGGTTGCCCGCGCCCTCGACGCGTCTCTGCAGGCGGCCGGCGCGGAGACGCGCATCGTCGATCACTTCCGCGATCTCGTGCATCCCGCCTTCGACCGGTGGAGCCGCCGTCTCTACGGGGCGATCCTGCGCCGGGCTCCCGCTCTCTGGGGCTTCGGCTACTGGGTGGGCGACCGGTTGAGCCCGTCCTCGGGGCTCGTCTTCGGCATGGGGTCGCTGGGCACGCCGCGGCTCCTGAGCCTGCTCGAGCGCGAGCGGCCCGATCTCGTCGTCTCCACGCACCCGACGCCGGCGGGCGCGTTGTCGGACCTGCGCCGCCGCGGCGTCACGCGCATTCCCCACGCCCTCGTGTATAGCGACTTCGCCGTTCACCGCCAATGGATTCCGCCCCTGGTGGATCTCCACTGCGTTCCCGCGGAGAGCGTCCGCGCCGATCTCATCGCCCACGGCATCGCGCCCGATCGCGTGCTCGCCAGCGGCCTGCCCGTGCGCGCCGAGTTCGAGCAGCCGGCCGACCCCACCTCCGCGCGCCGGGCCCTCGGTCTCGATCTCGAGCGCCCGGTCGTGCTCGCCATGGCGGGCGCCTTCGGATGGACGGGCGACCTGCCCGCGGCGACCGGCGTGCTTCGCGATCTGCCCGTGCCGCTCCAGGCCCTGATCGTCGCGGGTCACGACGGCGCCCTCCGCGCGCGGCTCCAGGAATCCATCCGGGGCGCCGGCCGCCGCGTCCGCGTGCTCGGCTACACGGACGAGATGCGCCAGCTCATGGCGGCCGCCGACCTCCTCGTCACCAAGGCGGGCGGCGTGTCCCTGGCCGAAGCCATCGCCTGCGATCTGCCCGTGGTCTGCTTCGGGTCTCTCCCGGGCCACGAGCGGCGCAATGAGCGCTTCATCGTGGAGGCGGGCGCCGCCCTCCGCGCCCGGTCGGCCGCGGAGCTGGGTGCCGTAGTGCGCCGGACATTGACCGAGCCGGGTCTCTTGACCGATCTCGCCAAGCGCATGCGGGAGATCCGGCGCCCCGGCGCGGCCCGCGTCATCACCCTCGCCTTGCTCGAGCGTCTGGCCGGCTCCCCCGTCGCTCGCCCCTGA
- the hpnJ gene encoding hopanoid biosynthesis associated radical SAM protein HpnJ, whose amino-acid sequence MADYLRTLFLHPPSPDGFDGGAGSRYQAKREIRSFWYPTWLAQPAALVPGSRLIDAPPDGLTLDDVRPLARQYDLCVMHTSTPSFPGDVRVAEALKAENPRLLIGMVGAAVAVAREASLDASPALDFVAGSEFDFTIQEVAQGRPLVDVAGLSCRVNGRLEHTPERPILENMDLLPFVTPIYKRDLTVEHYAIGYLHHPYVSLYTGRGCRSKCTFCLWPQTVGGQRYRTRSVGHVAEEMALAQRLFPQVKEFFFDDDTFTDDLPRAEAIARELGKLGITWSVNAKANVPYATLKVLKDNGLRLLLVGYESGNQQILNNIKKGVRLDLARRFTRDCKALGIAIHGTFILGLPGETRETIQETIRFACEIDPTTIQVSLAAPYPGTALFAEAQRNGWMEAEALVDEAGVQASAIGYPHLSRTEIFQSVDLVYRRFYFRPRKMISLGAEMLRDREVMRRRLHEGRDFLRFLRQHRAAVPAIN is encoded by the coding sequence ATGGCTGACTATCTCCGCACGCTCTTTCTGCACCCGCCGTCTCCGGACGGCTTCGACGGCGGCGCCGGCTCTCGTTACCAGGCCAAGCGAGAGATTCGCTCCTTCTGGTACCCCACCTGGCTTGCCCAGCCGGCGGCCCTCGTCCCGGGCTCCCGGCTGATCGATGCGCCGCCCGACGGGCTCACCCTGGACGATGTCCGGCCGCTCGCGCGACAGTACGACCTCTGCGTCATGCACACGAGCACGCCGTCCTTCCCGGGAGACGTGCGGGTGGCCGAAGCCCTCAAGGCCGAGAACCCGCGACTGCTCATCGGCATGGTAGGCGCGGCGGTGGCCGTGGCCCGCGAGGCGTCGCTTGACGCGAGCCCGGCCCTGGACTTCGTGGCGGGGAGCGAGTTCGACTTCACCATCCAGGAAGTGGCCCAGGGGCGCCCGCTCGTCGACGTGGCGGGACTGTCCTGTCGGGTCAACGGCCGGCTCGAGCACACGCCGGAGCGACCGATCCTCGAGAACATGGATCTTCTTCCGTTCGTCACGCCGATCTACAAGCGCGACCTGACGGTGGAGCACTACGCGATCGGCTATCTCCACCACCCGTACGTCTCGCTCTACACGGGCCGCGGATGCCGCTCCAAGTGCACGTTCTGTCTCTGGCCCCAGACGGTGGGCGGCCAGCGCTACCGGACACGGAGCGTGGGGCACGTGGCGGAGGAGATGGCCCTGGCCCAGCGGCTCTTCCCGCAGGTGAAGGAGTTCTTCTTCGACGACGACACGTTCACCGACGACCTGCCGCGGGCCGAGGCCATCGCGAGGGAGCTGGGCAAGCTCGGCATCACCTGGTCGGTCAATGCCAAGGCGAATGTGCCCTACGCGACGCTCAAGGTCCTCAAGGACAACGGCCTGCGCCTCCTGCTCGTGGGGTACGAGTCCGGCAACCAGCAGATCCTGAACAATATCAAGAAGGGCGTCCGCCTCGACCTCGCCCGGCGCTTCACGCGCGACTGCAAGGCGCTCGGCATCGCGATTCACGGCACCTTCATCCTGGGCCTGCCCGGGGAGACGCGCGAGACCATCCAGGAGACCATCCGGTTCGCCTGCGAGATCGACCCGACGACCATCCAGGTCTCTCTCGCCGCGCCGTATCCGGGCACGGCGCTCTTTGCCGAGGCCCAGCGCAATGGCTGGATGGAGGCCGAGGCGCTCGTGGACGAGGCGGGGGTGCAGGCGAGCGCCATCGGGTATCCGCACCTCTCGCGGACGGAGATCTTCCAGTCCGTGGACCTCGTGTACCGGCGCTTCTACTTCCGCCCGCGAAAGATGATCTCGCTGGGCGCGGAGATGCTGCGCGACCGCGAGGTGATGCGCCGCCGGCTCCACGAGGGGCGCGACTTCCTCCGCTTCCTCCGCCAGCACCGCGCTGCAGTTCCCGCGATCAACTAG
- the serA gene encoding phosphoglycerate dehydrogenase, with protein sequence MRVLVIDAIAPEGIAYLEERGFQVDQVSSKMPRAELLATIAGYEAIVTRSSTTVNAEFLGHARRLRFLGRAGVGVDNIDVEACSRQGVVVANAPYGNVVSAAEHTIGMLLGLVRKIPVAHEALKRLEWDRGISGSELFRKTAGVIGLGKVGSRVAARLRAFDMEVLVYDPYIPEGRARDLGVRLTDLQTLLTQADIVTVHVPLSDDTENMLAARELALMKPGVRIVNCARGGIVNEGDLLAALESGHVAGAAVDVWTEEPPVSPLVRRLVQHPRVVVTPHLGANTQEAQVNVAVDVARQLVAFRDGELVEHAVNVPVGDREAMAEQRPFVALAEILGRCCLQLEKDNVERVEVEVAGQVAKRDPELIGRAVLKGLLDGVTAEAVNLVNARLVARERGLEVVISTDEAAPSGYTNLVTVTTQAGSGRKIIAGTVFDGAPRIVRLRDLHIEFIPEGHILVLSYEDRPGMVGKIGSILGRHNVNIASMHVGRRTKRGRAIVVLLLDEDVSAEVIEEVSKAVEADFARLVRLGA encoded by the coding sequence ATGCGTGTATTGGTCATCGACGCCATCGCTCCCGAAGGCATCGCGTACCTCGAGGAGCGCGGCTTTCAGGTCGACCAGGTGTCGTCGAAGATGCCGCGGGCCGAGCTTCTCGCGACCATTGCGGGCTACGAGGCCATCGTCACGCGCTCGTCCACCACCGTGAACGCGGAGTTCCTCGGTCACGCCCGGCGCCTCCGCTTCCTCGGCCGGGCCGGGGTGGGCGTGGACAATATCGACGTCGAGGCTTGCTCGCGCCAGGGGGTGGTTGTGGCCAATGCGCCCTACGGCAATGTGGTCTCGGCGGCCGAGCACACCATTGGCATGCTCCTCGGCCTCGTGCGGAAGATCCCGGTGGCCCACGAAGCCCTCAAGCGCCTCGAATGGGACCGCGGCATCTCCGGCTCCGAGCTCTTCCGCAAGACGGCGGGCGTGATCGGCCTCGGCAAGGTTGGCTCGCGCGTGGCCGCGCGGCTGCGCGCCTTCGACATGGAAGTCCTGGTTTACGATCCGTATATTCCCGAGGGCCGCGCCCGCGATCTGGGCGTCCGACTCACCGACCTCCAGACGCTCCTCACCCAGGCCGACATCGTCACCGTCCACGTCCCCCTCTCCGACGACACGGAGAACATGCTGGCCGCCCGTGAGCTCGCTCTCATGAAGCCCGGCGTGCGCATCGTCAACTGCGCCCGCGGCGGCATCGTCAACGAGGGCGATCTGCTCGCCGCCCTCGAGTCGGGCCACGTGGCGGGCGCCGCCGTGGACGTGTGGACCGAGGAGCCGCCCGTCTCGCCCCTCGTCCGCCGGCTCGTGCAGCATCCCCGGGTGGTGGTGACCCCACACCTCGGCGCCAATACGCAGGAGGCGCAGGTCAACGTCGCCGTCGACGTCGCCCGACAGCTCGTCGCCTTCCGCGACGGCGAGCTCGTCGAGCATGCCGTCAACGTGCCCGTGGGCGACCGGGAGGCCATGGCCGAGCAGAGGCCCTTCGTGGCCCTGGCCGAGATCCTCGGGCGCTGCTGCCTGCAGCTCGAGAAAGACAATGTCGAGCGCGTGGAGGTCGAGGTGGCGGGACAGGTGGCGAAGCGCGATCCCGAGCTGATCGGCCGCGCCGTGCTCAAGGGCCTCCTCGACGGCGTCACCGCGGAGGCCGTAAATCTCGTCAACGCGCGCCTGGTGGCTCGGGAGCGCGGGCTCGAGGTGGTGATCAGCACCGACGAGGCCGCGCCCTCCGGCTATACCAACCTCGTCACCGTCACCACCCAGGCGGGCTCGGGACGGAAGATCATCGCGGGCACCGTCTTCGACGGGGCGCCGCGCATCGTGCGCCTCAGGGATCTCCACATCGAGTTCATCCCCGAGGGGCACATCCTCGTCCTCTCCTACGAGGACCGCCCCGGCATGGTCGGCAAGATCGGCTCCATCCTCGGGCGCCACAACGTCAATATCGCCTCCATGCACGTGGGGCGCCGCACCAAGCGCGGACGGGCCATCGTCGTGCTTCTTCTCGACGAGGACGTGTCGGCCGAGGTCATCGAAGAGGTCTCCAAAGCCGTGGAGGCCGATTTCGCCCGCCTCGTTCGCCTGGGCGCATGA
- a CDS encoding phosphomannose isomerase type II C-terminal cupin domain: MMPAAAAKKRRASRKPRVFERRPWGGFENVVEGPGYKVKRLVVMPGHRISLQRHRFRAEQWVVVAGTPRVVIGTRARRVSLRETVLVPRGAWHRIENPGRRPVVIIEVQHGPYLGEDDIIRRDDDYGRAAAPSRRGG; the protein is encoded by the coding sequence ATGATGCCGGCCGCCGCCGCGAAAAAGCGCCGGGCCTCGCGGAAGCCGAGGGTCTTCGAGCGGCGGCCCTGGGGCGGCTTCGAGAACGTCGTGGAAGGTCCGGGCTACAAGGTCAAGCGCCTCGTGGTCATGCCCGGCCATCGCATCAGCCTCCAGCGTCATCGCTTCCGCGCGGAGCAGTGGGTAGTGGTGGCGGGGACGCCGCGGGTCGTGATCGGAACCCGGGCCCGCCGCGTCTCGCTGCGCGAAACGGTACTCGTCCCGCGCGGGGCCTGGCATCGGATCGAAAATCCCGGCCGACGCCCGGTCGTCATCATCGAGGTGCAGCACGGGCCGTATCTCGGCGAGGACGACATCATCCGACGCGACGACGACTACGGCCGCGCCGCCGCCCCCTCCCGCCGAGGCGGCTGA
- a CDS encoding YdcF family protein — protein MTPRARRGLRWTAVLAALAIAVLLGHAPAFRWLAGALVVQDALEGADAIVVLAGGIPSHEAAAAALYRQGLAPRVVVSNHHTPSRVNELIRMGIRAHDFQGESRLVLERHGVPPGALVLLREPVQITETELRRVGLAAQEQGWRRVILVTSPHHSRRVRLVWGREAPAGIEGLVALAPEDGFQVDGWWRKRRAAEAVLHEYLGLAALYLGISRYFR, from the coding sequence ATGACGCCCCGCGCGCGGCGTGGTCTCCGATGGACGGCCGTCCTGGCCGCCCTCGCCATCGCGGTCCTCCTGGGTCATGCTCCCGCCTTCCGCTGGCTCGCCGGAGCCCTCGTGGTGCAGGACGCCCTCGAGGGGGCCGACGCCATCGTCGTCCTCGCCGGGGGCATTCCCTCCCACGAGGCGGCGGCCGCCGCGCTGTACCGCCAAGGGCTGGCGCCTCGCGTCGTGGTCTCCAATCACCACACGCCCTCGCGCGTGAACGAGCTCATCCGGATGGGCATACGCGCGCACGATTTCCAGGGCGAATCGCGGCTGGTGCTCGAGCGCCACGGCGTACCGCCCGGGGCCCTGGTCCTCCTGCGAGAGCCCGTCCAGATCACGGAGACCGAGCTCCGGCGCGTGGGGCTGGCCGCGCAGGAACAGGGCTGGCGCCGCGTCATCCTCGTCACCTCGCCGCACCATTCACGACGGGTCAGGCTCGTCTGGGGACGTGAGGCGCCGGCGGGCATCGAGGGGCTCGTGGCCCTGGCGCCGGAGGACGGCTTCCAGGTTGACGGCTGGTGGCGCAAGCGCCGCGCGGCCGAGGCGGTCTTGCACGAGTATCTGGGCCTGGCGGCCCTGTACCTAGGAATCTCCCGCTACTTCAGATAG